AACGGCGAGGCAACAGATACGATTGTCAGCCAGGGAGTGATGATCGACCGCAGACGGCATCGTGTGATGATCGATGATGTGCCGATTTCACTGACGCGGAGTGAGTTCGAATTACTCGAAGCTCTGGTTCGTCAGCCGGGGCGGGTGTTTTCTCGAGCGGAGCTGATTGATGCTGCTCTGGGGGATGACGCATTGGTTCTGGAGCGAACGATTGACGTGCATATTCGGGCATTACGTCAAAAGCTGGATAAGCACTCCGAGTTGATCGAGACCGTACGTGGTGTCGGGTATCGGTTTCGTGATCCTGATACGGCATTTAAGAAGCAGACCACATAAAGTCTGCATGCGTTCCAGAATGTCTCAGGCCTGCCTTTAGCGGGCCTGTTTTCGTATCTGGTGAGAGGGATTAGGGGCTCCTGATGCTTTGCAGGCATTTGCCTCATGGGCGGCACGAATTTGATCGATATGGTGTTTGGATGTGCGCTGTTTTGTTCGGGTTAACCCTGACGAGGTGAAAAATCTTTTTTCCGAGTAGTTGACAGTTCTGCAAATACCGATATACTAGTTCTAGTTGAGACTGAGTCTCATACTCGACTTGCCGTGAGGTCAAACCTGAAAACAGGGTTAAAGCGTTTCCCACCTGTGGAACCCTGTTATTATTACCACGCGATACACTCTGAATAAAAAAGCGTCTGTCACATTGGATGCAACAGACGCTTGGGTATAACGAGATATGTCAACTGTTACTGAGAGCAAGTTAGAGCACGCTTCTGCAGTTCAGACTACTGAAGTTGCTCCGCGTCGCCGTTTTCTGTGTCACTGTTTGAAAGTGACACCAGAAGAAGTGCAACAGTGCATCACTGATTCCAGTGCAGAATCAGTTCATGAAGTAACGCGTGGCTGCGGTGCTGGAAAAGGTTGCACCGCTTGCCACTGTCGCATTAAAGACTTGCTGGCTGGATTGTGCGATGATTGCGGTCAATCCAAG
This window of the Gimesia fumaroli genome carries:
- a CDS encoding (2Fe-2S)-binding protein, which gives rise to MSTVTESKLEHASAVQTTEVAPRRRFLCHCLKVTPEEVQQCITDSSAESVHEVTRGCGAGKGCTACHCRIKDLLAGLCDDCGQSKRRCLCAATGSLG